The stretch of DNA TAAAAGATGCGGTAGCGAGTCAAGTCAACGAGTAAAATCGACAACAAAAGCCAGTTTAACGACTGGCTTTTTGCTGATTAAGCATGGCTTAATGTTGTTGCTGCTGGATTAACTGTTTAACCACCGCATTGAAATGCCCAACCCAGAATCGATCAAATAAATTTTCACTCGCATTGATTTCAGATACCGCTCGCAGCATTGATCGCCGTAAATAGCGATCGCCACGCTCATGGGTCATAGATTCAAAGGCATCAATGATTGCCAATAGCTTTGCGCCCGTGCAAATTGCCGGGTCTATCAGCCCAAGCGGATATCCAGAGCCATCAATCCGCTCGTGATGCTGATGAATCATTTCAACCGCTGACTCCCAGCCAGGCATACGCTCCAATAAACTAGCCCCCAGATCAGGATGCTCACGCAGTACACGGATCTCTAGCTCCGTGAGTTTGCCTTGTTTATTCCACAACTTATCTGGCAAAAAAGCCATGCCAATATCATGCAAAACAACGGCTACATCGAGTTGAAGTGGGTCTATGGCCTCACCTGCATGCAAATTGGTTTGGCGCGCCAGCCACAAGTTACGCTCAGTGCGGCCATCCCAATGATGACTGCGGTGCTCCAGCAACTGAGCCAACTGTCGAAACAATGGCCAATCATCATGCGGGATGATTGCAATTGGTGAGGGTGCCGGGGTTGATGTGCTTGATGACGTGGGGGCGGCAAAGGTTTCCAGTAAATAATCATCTAAATCAATAATGATTTCTTGAATGTAATTATTCGCCACTTTATGGCCGCTAATCATTTCGATCATATTGATAGTTTTTTGTACCAAATCGGCCTGCGCGCTGCCGGGGAGTTCTGCCATAGCGCCGCATATTTCATCTAGGTGCAGAGCCTCCGAGTCGCCATCCTGCTGTACATCTTCCAGCACGAGCTGTAAGCGATCAATGCAAAGCAAAATCATTTCGCCAATGAGCTGAATGTATTCCACTTTGCGTGCCCGAATCTCGCTGGCTAAATCTTCTAAAGGCTGCAAATAGCTAACGATACTGGAGAGCTGACAGGTAATAGCATTGTGTTTGAGCTGGTTTAGCTCTTTGAATAGTGCCTGTATTTGTACAATATCGCTCGGCGTGCGATTAAGCTGCGCAATATGCCGCTCCATGTCCGAAATAATATCGACCAAGCTATCGCAAAAATCGCGCAGCGCAGTAATGCCATTGGCGGAAAGGTCGTGGCGTAAATTGTCTTGAAAGAGCATGTTGCGTACGGTGGGCTTAGTGACTTATTAACAATAGCTGTTTTTCGCTCCGCCACACAAAAACATCTGATTACACGCTGGGCTTGAGATAAAAAAATAGCCGACAACTGTCGGCTATTTGTGGGTATATGCCTAACATACATATTCGGCAATACTTTGAGGGATATACTTAGTCTTCACGACGCATTTGTGGGAACAAGATCACATCGCGAATGCTTGGCGCATCGGTTAGTAGCATTACCAGACGGTCAATGCCGATCCCGCAACCACCGGTTGGTGCCATGCCGTGTTCCAGTGCGCGGATGTAATCGGCGTCAAAATGCATTGCTTCATCGTCTCCGGCTTCTTTCAGGTCAACCTGCGCTTGGAATCGTGCTGCTTGATCTTCCGGATCGTTCAACTCGGAATAACCATTTGCATGTTCACGGCCAACGATAAACAACTCGAAACGCTCAGTAATGCCGGCTTGCGTGTCTGATGCGCGCGCCAATGGCGATACTTCGGCTGGGTAGTCGACGATAAAGGTTGGCTCCCACAATTTTCCTTCGGTGTTTTCTTCAAACAGGCTCAATTGCAAGCCGCCAATGCCGTCGGTGAGGACTGGCTTGCCGCCCAAACGCGCGATTTCAGCTTTCAGGAAGGCGCGGTCGTTCAATTGTTCGTCGGTGTATTCTGGGTTGTAGTGCTTGATTGCACCGGCAATCGTGAAGCGCGCGAATGGCTTAGACAGATCAACCGTTTTGCCTTGATAAGTGATTACTGCGTGGCCGGTGGCTTCAATCGCACAAGCCCGGATAATGCCTTCTGACATATCCATCATGCGCTGGTAATCAGCGTACGCTTCGTAGAATTCGATCATCGTGAATTCTGGGTTGTGGCGCGTACTCATGCCTTCGTTACGGAAAGAGCGGTTGATCTCAAATACGCGCTCCAGGCCGCCAACGACCAAGCGTTTCAGATACAGCTCAGGCGCGATCCGCAAATACAGTGGCATATCGAGTGCATTGTGATGCGTCACGAATGGTTTGGCCGTCGCGCCGCCGGGGATGCTGTGCATCATTGGTGTTTCAACTTCGAGGTAACGCTGCTCGACCATGTATTCACGCAAACGCTGCACGATTTTCGAGCGTTTTACAAAGGTATTGCGCGATTGCTCATTGGTGATCAAATCAATGTAACGCTGACGATATTTGGTTTCTTGGTCGGTCAGGCCATGGAATTTCTCTGGCAATGGGCGGAGCGATTTGGTCAGCAAACGCAATTCAGAAACATGCACTGACAATTCGCCAGTTTTGGTTTTCATTAGCGTGCCGCGTGCCGCTACGATATCGCCCATGTCCCAGGTTTTGAAATCGGCATATACATCTTCGCCAACAGCTTGGCCGCTGATATAGAACTGAATGCGACCAGATACGTCTTGAATCGTGATAAAGCTCGCTTTGCCCATCACGCGTTTCAGCATAATGCGGCCAGCAACTGAGACTTCTACTTTTTGCGCTTCAAGCGGTTCTTTTTCGAGCTCGCCATATTGTGCTGCCAAATCGGCAGCTAAATGCTCGCGCTTAAAATCGTTCGGGAAAGCAATGCCGCGTTCGCGAATCGCTGCGAGCTTGGCGCGGCGTTCAGCGATAATCTGGTTCTCATCCTGAGCAATGATTTGTTCTTCTGAAGATGGGTTTGACATGAGGTATTTGCCTGCAAGTTAATATTATATGGATTTGCGGCAGATACACTTGCATGTATCTGCCGCAATTAAACTTAAACGCCTTGTTTCAGGCTCGCTTCAATAAAGCCATCAAGGTCGCCATCCATCACGCCTTTGATATTGCCCACCTCGTAACTAGTACGCAGGTCTTTAATGCGGCTTTGATCGAATACATATGAGCGAATCTGGTGGCCCCAGCCAATATCGGACTTGGTGGCTTCCAGCGATTGCTGCGCTTCCATGCGTTTACGCAATTCCAGCTCATACAATTTCGCGCGCAGCATTTTCCATGCTTCGTCGCGGTTTTTGTGCTGTGAGCGATCGTTCTGGCATTGTACGACGGTGTTGGTCGGAATATGCGTCAAACGAACGGCTGAATCGGTTTTATTAATGTGCTGACCACCCGCGCCCGATGCGCGATAAGTGTCGGTACGTACATCAGCCGGATTGATTTCAATCTCGAAACTATCGTCAACTTCGGGGTAGACAAATACCGAAGCAAACGAAGTATGGCGGCGGTTGTTCGAGTCGTAGGGTGAGCAGCGAACCAGACGGTGAACGCCGGTTTCGGTGCGCAAGAAGCCATAGGCATAATCGCCAGTCAGCTTAATCGTGGCTTGACTGATGCCGACGATATCACCGTCCGATTGCTCCATAATCTCAACGCCAAAGCCTTTGCGCTCGCCGTAACGTACGTACATCCGCAGCAACATGCCAGCCCAATCTTGTGCTTCTGTGCCACCCGCACCAGACTGGATGTCGATAAAGCACGGCATCGGGTCCATCGGGTTGCTAAACATTCGGCGGAACTCAAGCTTGGCAATTTCAGCCTCAAGCTCGGCATAATCTGCGGCAATGACTTCGACGGTGCCGAAATCATCTTCCATTTTTGCCATTTCAAACAGTTCAAGTGCATCGGCAACGCCGCCAGTAACGCGATCGAGTACCAGCACGATGTCCTCGAGCGATTTACGCTCGCGGCCAACTTCTTGGGCCTTTTTAGGATCGTTCCAAGTTTCTGGCGCTTCTGATAGGCGCACCACTTCTTCCAACCGGTCTACTTTGGTTGGGTAATCTAAATAGCGTTTAAGCTCATCGGCGCGCGCGCCAAGTTCTTTAAGCTGATTTTCAATCTGATTTAGCTGTTCGCTTTCCATGCGATGTTCCGCGTCCGCTGGTGCAAAACCGCCAATTATATCAGCCTAATGCCTGTTTTTGTGAGCAATTTCCAGCTCAAGCTGCGCATAAGCGTTGCCTTAGCTCGCGAACAGCGGCTGAAATCATGGCCAGATCGGGCGTACAGCTACGTAATTCTGCGAACATTGCCAAAATACGCTCAATTGTCAGTCGATTGCTATCTAGCCAAACCTGTAGGCACTGCTCATTTTGTCCTTGCTGCCATACTTGTTGCGTTAGCAAAGTTTGAAATGCAGCCAAGTCATCCCGCACAGCCATCCGCGCCAAAGTTTGCCAGCGATTAGCTCTCGGCAATTGCTCGATGGCACCATGCAGCCAAGTTAGTTGTAGCTGCTCGGCCAAGGCTAAGTGCAGCTTCAAGCGATCGGCCAATTGACCAGTGTCGTTACCATAGCGAGCCATTTCCAGTAGTGGTTGAATCTCTTGCAGCAGTAATACTTTCATTGCCAAATCAGCAGGAACACCCACATTGAGCAGTAGAGATTTTTGTTCTTGGTGACGCGGGCTAGCCGCCAACCACTCAGGCGCAAGTGGCAGCGTTAATGCTGCACTGGTGTGCAAGTGATCGCTCTCGGCCGCATTGAGCGGATGCATCAACAGCCAGCGCGCCACACGCTCGGTGTAGCGACGAATTTGCAGCAATAACTCAATTTGCACCTCAGCTGGTGCCCGTGCATCCAAGGCCTCAACCTCCTGCGCTAGTGACTCTGAATTTAATAACTGTTCAGCGATGTAGAACGCCTCAACTACACAACTGGCACTGCATTCGGTTTCCTCTTGCAAACGATAAACGGCACTAAGCCCAAATCGATTAACGATGTGATTAGTAAGAATCGTTGCAATGATTTCACGCCGCAGGGGGTGTGATGCAATTGCAGTGGGAAAGCGTGCGCTGAGCAAACTTGGAAAGTATTCGACGAGCACGCCATCCCAGTGTGGATTGTCGATCAGCGATTCAGCTAGTAGATCCTGATTCAATACGATTTTGGCATAGGCCAGCAGAACAGCTAACTCAGGACGATACAAGCCCAAGCCTGCCGCCTGACGCTCAGCTAAAGCACTATCATCTGGCAAATATTCAATACGACGAGATAATTTTCCAGCCTTTTCTAGGTGCGACATCAGTCGAGTGTGAACACTCAATAAAGAGTGCGCCTGCTGATGCTCAAGTGAAATCGCCAGAGTCTGCAGCTCATTGTCTCGTAAAACTTGTAAGCCAACATCTTCCGTCATACTCACCAGAATTTCATTGCGCTGTTTGAGGGTTAAATCACCAGAGGCAATTAATTTTCCAAGCAAAATCTTGATATTCACCTCATGATCAGAGCAATCCACACCGGCAGAGTTATCAATTGCATCCGTGTAAATTCGCCCACCTTGCGCTGCGTATTCCACTCGACCGAGCTGGGTAAACCCCAAATTGCCACCTTCGGCCACCACGCGACAGCGCAAATCTCGACCATCAATACGGACAGCATCATTGCCGCGATCATTAGCCTCAGCATGACTTTGTGAGCTAGCTTTTACATAGGTGCCAATTCCTCCGTTGTACAGCAAATCAACCGGAGCTTTCAAAATTGCCTGGATCAGTACACTCGGCTCTAGCTGATCAGCCTCGACCCCAAGCATGCCTTTTATTTCAGTCGATAAAGCAATTGTTTTTGCGCTTCGTGGCCATACGCCACCACCTTTAGAAATGAGTGCTGGGTTGTAGTCGGCCCATGATGAACGAGGCAGGACAAATAAGCGATTACGTTCAGCAAAGCTAATGGCTAAGTCAGGCGCAGGATCGATAAAAATATGGCGATGATCGAATGCCGCAACCAGTTTTGCGCAAGGTGATCGCAACAGACCATTGCCAAATACATCGCCCGACATATCTCCAATACCGACCACGCTGAATGGCTCTTTGCGGGTATCCAAGCCAAGCTCCCGGAACGAACGCTCCACAGAAACCCATGCCCCGCGAGCAGTTATACCCATTTTCTTGTGGTCATAACCCACTGAACCGCCGCTTGCAAATGCATCATCTAGCCAAAAACCATATTCCTGAGCAATTTGATTGGCTATATCTGAAAACGTGGCTGTGCCTTTGTCTGCAGCCACGACCAGATATGGATCATCACCATCACGACGCCGTACATTAGTTGGAGGGATAATTTGCCCATCACGTAAATTATCTGTGAGATCCAATAGCCCACCAATAAATGTTTGATAACAGCGCGTGCCTGCCGCCAGCAAAGCATCTCTATCCAAAGGAGGGTTTTTAACAATAAAGCCACCTTTAGACCCAACAGGTACAATGACCGTGTTTTTAACCATTTGCGCTTTTACCAGCCCCAGCACTT from Chitinibacter fontanus encodes:
- the prfB gene encoding peptide chain release factor 2 yields the protein MESEQLNQIENQLKELGARADELKRYLDYPTKVDRLEEVVRLSEAPETWNDPKKAQEVGRERKSLEDIVLVLDRVTGGVADALELFEMAKMEDDFGTVEVIAADYAELEAEIAKLEFRRMFSNPMDPMPCFIDIQSGAGGTEAQDWAGMLLRMYVRYGERKGFGVEIMEQSDGDIVGISQATIKLTGDYAYGFLRTETGVHRLVRCSPYDSNNRRHTSFASVFVYPEVDDSFEIEINPADVRTDTYRASGAGGQHINKTDSAVRLTHIPTNTVVQCQNDRSQHKNRDEAWKMLRAKLYELELRKRMEAQQSLEATKSDIGWGHQIRSYVFDQSRIKDLRTSYEVGNIKGVMDGDLDGFIEASLKQGV
- the lysS gene encoding lysine--tRNA ligase, giving the protein MSNPSSEEQIIAQDENQIIAERRAKLAAIRERGIAFPNDFKREHLAADLAAQYGELEKEPLEAQKVEVSVAGRIMLKRVMGKASFITIQDVSGRIQFYISGQAVGEDVYADFKTWDMGDIVAARGTLMKTKTGELSVHVSELRLLTKSLRPLPEKFHGLTDQETKYRQRYIDLITNEQSRNTFVKRSKIVQRLREYMVEQRYLEVETPMMHSIPGGATAKPFVTHHNALDMPLYLRIAPELYLKRLVVGGLERVFEINRSFRNEGMSTRHNPEFTMIEFYEAYADYQRMMDMSEGIIRACAIEATGHAVITYQGKTVDLSKPFARFTIAGAIKHYNPEYTDEQLNDRAFLKAEIARLGGKPVLTDGIGGLQLSLFEENTEGKLWEPTFIVDYPAEVSPLARASDTQAGITERFELFIVGREHANGYSELNDPEDQAARFQAQVDLKEAGDDEAMHFDADYIRALEHGMAPTGGCGIGIDRLVMLLTDAPSIRDVILFPQMRRED
- a CDS encoding HD-GYP domain-containing protein, giving the protein MLFQDNLRHDLSANGITALRDFCDSLVDIISDMERHIAQLNRTPSDIVQIQALFKELNQLKHNAITCQLSSIVSYLQPLEDLASEIRARKVEYIQLIGEMILLCIDRLQLVLEDVQQDGDSEALHLDEICGAMAELPGSAQADLVQKTINMIEMISGHKVANNYIQEIIIDLDDYLLETFAAPTSSSTSTPAPSPIAIIPHDDWPLFRQLAQLLEHRSHHWDGRTERNLWLARQTNLHAGEAIDPLQLDVAVVLHDIGMAFLPDKLWNKQGKLTELEIRVLREHPDLGASLLERMPGWESAVEMIHQHHERIDGSGYPLGLIDPAICTGAKLLAIIDAFESMTHERGDRYLRRSMLRAVSEINASENLFDRFWVGHFNAVVKQLIQQQQH